The Ignavibacteriota bacterium genome segment TGAAGCGGACCTGCAGTGGGTGGATCTTCCGGATGGACAGTGGTTCACCCGGATCCCCTACCTCTGGCCTGTGAATGCACCCGATTCGTGGCTGCTCAACATCGCGAAGCTGAAGACACATCTGATGGGCATGACCCTGTGTGCCAAGAATATTCAGGGAGCGATCGCGATGCCGTACGTGCAGCACTGCGTGCGTCACGCGGATACGATGCTCATGGATCCGGTGCACATCCGGGCCGGTGCCAAACAGAGGATCCTCGATGCGTACAACACGCATGTTGCGCAAGGGATCCCCCGTTGGGGCAGGCCGGGTGAGGATGGCGGGCTCTGGCACGAGACCTGGGGAACGCGGTGCCTCGATAACAACGCGGTCACGAAACCCGGCCTCAACATCATCGAGGCGGTCTATGGCCGTGAAGGCCCTTTCACGAATGGTCCGGCAGAGAACGGTAAGGGCATCGACCATATGGTCAACCTTGTCATCTTCGGGAAGAACCCGTTCCACGTCGATGCCGTCGGGTACTGGCTCGGGGGGCATGAACCGGGCAATGTGGGTTCTCTGCACATGGCCGTGGAACGCGGGCTCTCGGTCACGTTCGACCCGTCCAGGATACCGATCTACGAGTGGACGGCGGATGGATCGGCGATGCTGACCTCCCTCTCGGGATTCCCGCGGACCCCGCTACGCACCCAGTATCTCCTGAGGGACTACGACGGGCAGACCGAGGAGAGCTGGCACCTTCTCAATGAGCCGTACGACTATACCGCGACGCATGTCGCGGAAGGAAGGATCGGGCTTCCCGGATCGTTCGTACTCCATCAGAACTTCCCGAATCCGTTCAATCCTTCAACGTCGATCCCATTCGAATTGCCGCGCGCAGGGAATGTGCGCATCGAAGTGATGAACGTTGCCGGCGAATGTATCGGGATCCTGGTGGACGAATACCGTCCTGCCGGGGCACATCTCATCCGCTGGGATGCCAGTCGCCACCCTTCGGGGGTCTACTTCTGCAGGGCCCTGTTCGGAGGGAAGAGTATGGTGAAGAGCATGATCGTTGTGAAATAGGGGCAGTTCCGCTATCCGCGTTTCGGGGGGTAGAGTGCCTTGAGGTACCGCACCGATGCTTTGATCATCAGACGGAGCGTTGGTACGTGGATGTCGTCCATGGACTTCACATAGATGCACCCCTTGCCTGCTTTGCACTTCCCGAGCTTCTTCACGAGTGCATCACGGTTCTCATAGTCGCCCATCAGATAGAGGACGAGCGAGTCCTTCCGCGGCGAGAACCCGACAAGGCACGAATCGCCTTCATGCCCCGATGCATAGACGTAGTGGTACGAGCCGAATCCCACGATGCTTGGTCCCCACATCGCGGGGACTTCTTTGGTCACGGCACGCATCACCTCAAGGGCAGTGAATGCGTCCTTTTTCCGCCGCGGGTCCTTCACCGCATTCAGGAATCCTTCCACGTCGACACCCGTGGGCTTCGTCTTGAGTTCTGCCATGCGACCCTCCTGTGTTGTATGGGGAGAAGGTACACACATGGGTGGCAAAAGGCAATCTGTCACCCATGTCCGGTCACTCCCATCGCTACATCGCCCTTCCTGAAAGCGGTCAGAAGGTGCCCCCCGATGTGTCTCCTACGCCCTTTGCCGCCCGGAATGGAGGTGCGTTCCCCTGGCATCGGGTTTGCATCTGATGAGCTGTCCGCATCAGCGAAGGGAACGCACCATGAAGAAGACCAAGATCGAAGCCCTGCAGCCTCTGCTGCATTCACCGCTGCGGCCGGAAGGCCTCGATGCGGTCCATCATGTCGGCTTCTATCATCCCTCACGGAATGGCCGTCAGGAGCCGGTCTCGTTCGCCATGGACGAATTCCGCAAAGGGCGTGGACGGGCTGTGCAGCGCTGGCTGACGCTGGTACCGCATATGCTCAGCGGACTTCCCGAACATGATATCATCATCCGGTCTCTGTATTGCGACGAGACTGAAGTGTGCGATGCATCGCCCCTCGATCGGCTCTGCGATACCCTCGCCGAACGCTCCGGTGCGTCGTACAGCCCGACGCGATTGAAGAAAACTCGCACCACGCATGCCC includes the following:
- a CDS encoding DUF362 domain-containing protein, with translation MLTRRSFLSTVAAGGTALALSPIDVLAGVRSVTADRFNVHPFIEANPSAVFIMRTAVDVKTNHAAIRQAGLTFGSSVFVPVQSGGIPISHMIALKPNIVMMPDTDVDNMGIVTDPYFVEGIIESIKALGVAGDHFYLREVNDPGQFSNSGYAQMAARTGADIRALDAPVGAINEADLQWVDLPDGQWFTRIPYLWPVNAPDSWLLNIAKLKTHLMGMTLCAKNIQGAIAMPYVQHCVRHADTMLMDPVHIRAGAKQRILDAYNTHVAQGIPRWGRPGEDGGLWHETWGTRCLDNNAVTKPGLNIIEAVYGREGPFTNGPAENGKGIDHMVNLVIFGKNPFHVDAVGYWLGGHEPGNVGSLHMAVERGLSVTFDPSRIPIYEWTADGSAMLTSLSGFPRTPLRTQYLLRDYDGQTEESWHLLNEPYDYTATHVAEGRIGLPGSFVLHQNFPNPFNPSTSIPFELPRAGNVRIEVMNVAGECIGILVDEYRPAGAHLIRWDASRHPSGVYFCRALFGGKSMVKSMIVVK
- a CDS encoding DUF1801 domain-containing protein, which gives rise to MAELKTKPTGVDVEGFLNAVKDPRRKKDAFTALEVMRAVTKEVPAMWGPSIVGFGSYHYVYASGHEGDSCLVGFSPRKDSLVLYLMGDYENRDALVKKLGKCKAGKGCIYVKSMDDIHVPTLRLMIKASVRYLKALYPPKRG